Proteins encoded within one genomic window of Paracoccus sp. MA:
- a CDS encoding hydantoinase B/oxoprolinase family protein codes for MFDKMTLQVLANHARAAAENMAHTLHRTAHSAFVKETQDFTVMLMDKGGDTFAVPMDLGATWYPGLTYGRAIAMVDDYRPGDVAFTNDPYSGHVATHAPDTHLWKPVFADGEIVAWTGGHIHNTDMGGAVPASLSRSLTEIHQEGIRFPPMKLVNEGVFDEQILRIMQTNVRKPALNIGDIKALVGALNTGERKVHQMIARFGKQGFVQGVAALKDQAEAQARDILRAIPDGDYHFADYADEDSDQANPCRLNLTLKIRGDSAVLDFTGSDPQLGSSLNVPSGGDPRHTMLLVGVYYVLYTLNPRILLNTGLTRPFTCIAPEGTVLNPVAPAAVGMRSLTCARLRSVIFGAFSQAIPDRMPAAPAGNNCIINVMTRDERTQKTVIAAVNPVVGGGGGMPWRDGTNGSGADAAYLKNTPIEITETEVPVEFVRYGLAQDSGGAGRWRGGLATEMAFRVFAPDSRITARNRDRSLFRPWGILGGKAAGLAEMIVNPGTPEERRTGSSDTAILGPGDVLMIRSAGGGGRGNPFEREVWRVEQDVARGYVSADAARRDYGVVVGDADATAALRAQATEHQGHFHFGPERDAFEARWTSAAYEALTAILTALPIHWRFFAKTEIFRRMEGNGPEAVHRAFDAVCARFPDLPRPALAQAAE; via the coding sequence ATGTTCGACAAGATGACGCTTCAGGTCCTGGCCAACCACGCCCGCGCGGCGGCCGAGAACATGGCGCATACGCTGCACCGCACGGCGCATTCGGCCTTCGTCAAGGAAACGCAGGACTTCACCGTCATGCTGATGGACAAGGGCGGCGACACCTTCGCGGTGCCGATGGACCTGGGCGCGACCTGGTATCCGGGCCTGACCTATGGCCGGGCCATCGCCATGGTGGACGATTACCGCCCCGGCGACGTGGCCTTCACCAACGACCCCTATTCCGGCCATGTCGCGACCCATGCCCCCGACACCCACCTGTGGAAGCCGGTCTTCGCGGATGGCGAGATCGTCGCCTGGACCGGCGGGCATATCCACAACACCGACATGGGCGGCGCGGTGCCTGCCTCGCTGTCACGGTCCCTGACCGAGATCCACCAGGAAGGCATCCGCTTTCCGCCGATGAAGCTGGTGAACGAAGGCGTCTTCGACGAGCAGATCCTGCGGATCATGCAGACCAATGTCCGCAAGCCCGCGCTGAACATCGGCGACATCAAGGCGCTTGTCGGCGCGCTGAACACCGGCGAGCGCAAGGTGCACCAGATGATCGCCCGTTTCGGCAAGCAGGGCTTCGTCCAGGGCGTCGCGGCGCTGAAGGACCAGGCCGAGGCGCAGGCCCGCGACATCCTGCGCGCGATCCCGGACGGGGATTACCATTTCGCCGATTACGCCGACGAGGACAGCGACCAGGCCAATCCCTGCCGGCTGAACCTGACCCTGAAGATCCGCGGCGACAGCGCGGTGCTGGATTTCACCGGATCGGACCCGCAGCTTGGCAGTTCGCTGAACGTGCCCTCGGGCGGGGATCCGCGCCACACCATGCTGCTGGTGGGGGTCTATTACGTCCTCTATACGCTCAACCCGCGCATCCTGCTGAACACCGGGCTGACGCGGCCCTTCACCTGCATCGCGCCGGAAGGCACGGTGCTGAACCCGGTCGCGCCCGCCGCCGTGGGGATGCGGTCGCTGACCTGCGCGCGGCTGCGCTCGGTGATCTTCGGGGCATTCTCGCAGGCCATTCCTGACCGGATGCCCGCCGCGCCCGCCGGCAACAACTGCATCATCAACGTGATGACGCGGGACGAGCGCACGCAGAAGACGGTCATCGCCGCCGTGAACCCGGTGGTGGGCGGCGGCGGCGGCATGCCCTGGCGCGACGGCACCAACGGCTCGGGCGCGGACGCGGCCTATTTGAAGAACACCCCCATCGAGATCACCGAGACCGAGGTGCCGGTGGAATTCGTCCGCTACGGCCTTGCGCAGGACAGCGGCGGGGCCGGACGCTGGCGGGGCGGGCTGGCCACCGAGATGGCCTTCCGCGTCTTCGCCCCCGACAGCCGCATCACCGCGCGCAACCGCGACCGCAGCCTCTTCCGCCCCTGGGGGATCCTGGGCGGCAAGGCGGCGGGCCTGGCCGAGATGATCGTGAACCCCGGAACGCCCGAGGAACGGCGCACCGGGTCCTCCGACACCGCGATCCTTGGCCCCGGCGATGTGCTGATGATCCGTTCCGCCGGCGGCGGCGGGCGTGGCAACCCCTTCGAGCGAGAGGTCTGGCGCGTCGAGCAGGATGTGGCGCGGGGCTATGTCTCGGCCGATGCGGCGCGGCGCGATTACGGCGTGGTCGTCGGCGATGCCGATGCCACGGCGGCGCTGCGGGCGCAGGCGACGGAACATCAGGGGCATTTCCATTTCGGCCCCGAACGCGACGCCTTCGAGGCGCGCTGGACCAGCGCCGCCTATGAGGCCCTGACGGCGATCCTGACGGCGCTGCCGATCCACTGGCGCTTCTTCGCCAAGACCGAGATCTTCCGCCGCATGGAGGGCAATGGCCCCGAGGCCGTGCACCGCGCCTTCGATGCCGTCTGCGCGCGCTTTCCCGACCTGCCGCGCCCGGCCCTTGCGCAGGCCGCGGAATGA
- a CDS encoding hydantoinase/oxoprolinase family protein — protein MDGTVADWKIGVDIGGTFMDFCALEATSGRVASLKVLTTPDDPGAELLEGLRLLAEREGLDPATVSRFVHGTTVGINTIIQRKGARLALITNAGFEDVIELARLRMPEMYSLFCHRPDPLVSRDMIFGIPARMRADGRQTLAPDGVAIADAVARAKAAGAEGVIVALLHSWRDGSQEAAVKAQVEAQAPDLFVFTSAEVWPVIREYERSSTAILNGYVHPRVAGYLTALESRLAGQGVPARAMLTKSNGGLMTAAEGRRDCVSMLLSGTASGVIGASWLARQAGEDRILTLDIGGTSADFALIVDGQVQFGSDELIGEFPLHIPSVSVSSIGIGGGSIASVDAQGVLRVGPESAGSNPGPACYARGGTQATVTDAMAVCGWLGHSQMAYGQLQMDVALARQAVAALAEQLGRSPEETAQAILDIAISEMFVEVEKLSSRAGVDLRDFALMPFGGGGPMLGAFLARELGISRVIAPRRPGVVSALGGLVADLRGDFIRTVFADLGADLTAPFRALTDDGRAWLAAQGHHGAADLRLSADMRYAGQSYEIEVDLEPAWLNDPARIAQAFHATHLRLYDFDDPEGRIEIVNLRLSAIGAGPKPEFPTETGDPAPARPARHVPVHLGAWQDIPLYDRADLTGGASFHGPAIVAQEDTTFAIPEGATARVDDHLNIHLSFAE, from the coding sequence ATGGACGGGACCGTAGCGGACTGGAAGATCGGCGTCGATATCGGCGGCACCTTCATGGATTTCTGCGCGCTGGAGGCGACCTCGGGCCGCGTCGCATCGCTGAAGGTGCTGACCACGCCCGACGATCCCGGCGCCGAACTGCTGGAAGGGCTTCGGCTGCTGGCCGAACGCGAGGGGCTGGATCCGGCGACGGTCAGCCGCTTCGTGCACGGCACCACGGTCGGCATCAACACCATCATCCAGCGCAAGGGCGCGCGCCTGGCGCTGATCACCAATGCGGGCTTCGAGGATGTGATCGAACTCGCCCGGTTGCGGATGCCCGAGATGTATTCGCTGTTCTGCCACCGGCCCGACCCGCTGGTCTCGCGCGACATGATCTTCGGCATCCCCGCCCGAATGCGCGCCGACGGCCGCCAGACCCTCGCCCCCGATGGGGTCGCCATCGCCGATGCCGTGGCCCGCGCCAAGGCCGCAGGCGCCGAGGGGGTGATCGTGGCGCTGCTGCATTCCTGGCGCGACGGCTCGCAGGAGGCCGCCGTCAAGGCGCAGGTCGAGGCGCAGGCGCCCGATCTGTTCGTCTTCACCTCGGCAGAGGTCTGGCCGGTGATCCGCGAATACGAGCGCAGCTCGACCGCGATCCTGAACGGCTATGTCCACCCGCGCGTCGCGGGCTATCTGACGGCGTTGGAATCGCGGCTGGCGGGGCAGGGGGTTCCGGCCCGCGCCATGCTGACCAAGTCGAACGGCGGGCTGATGACCGCGGCCGAGGGGCGGCGCGACTGCGTGTCGATGCTGCTGTCGGGCACGGCATCCGGCGTGATCGGCGCAAGCTGGCTGGCCCGCCAGGCCGGCGAGGATCGCATCCTGACGCTGGACATCGGCGGCACCTCGGCCGATTTCGCGCTGATCGTGGACGGGCAGGTGCAGTTCGGATCGGACGAGCTGATCGGCGAATTTCCGTTGCACATCCCATCGGTCTCGGTCAGCTCCATCGGCATCGGCGGCGGCTCCATCGCCAGCGTGGACGCGCAGGGGGTGCTGCGCGTGGGGCCGGAATCGGCGGGATCGAACCCCGGTCCGGCCTGCTACGCACGCGGCGGGACACAGGCCACGGTGACGGATGCGATGGCGGTCTGCGGCTGGCTGGGCCACAGCCAGATGGCCTACGGCCAGTTGCAGATGGACGTGGCGCTGGCCCGGCAGGCCGTTGCTGCCTTGGCCGAGCAGCTTGGCCGCAGCCCCGAGGAAACCGCGCAGGCGATCCTCGACATCGCGATTTCCGAGATGTTCGTCGAGGTCGAGAAGCTGTCCTCGCGCGCCGGCGTCGATCTGCGGGACTTCGCGCTGATGCCCTTTGGCGGCGGCGGGCCGATGCTGGGGGCCTTCCTGGCGCGCGAACTGGGGATCTCGCGCGTCATCGCCCCGCGCCGTCCGGGCGTGGTCTCTGCGCTTGGCGGCCTGGTGGCCGATCTGCGCGGCGACTTCATCCGCACGGTCTTTGCCGATCTGGGCGCGGATCTGACCGCGCCGTTCCGGGCGCTGACCGATGACGGTCGCGCCTGGCTGGCCGCCCAGGGCCATCACGGCGCCGCCGATCTGCGCCTGTCCGCCGACATGCGCTATGCCGGCCAGAGCTACGAGATCGAGGTCGATCTGGAACCCGCCTGGCTGAACGATCCCGCCCGCATCGCGCAGGCCTTCCACGCCACGCATCTGCGTCTTTACGATTTCGACGACCCCGAGGGCCGGATCGAGATCGTGAACCTGCGCCTGTCCGCCATCGGTGCCGGGCCGAAGCCCGAATTTCCGACAGAGACGGGCGACCCCGCCCCTGCCCGGCCCGCGCGCCATGTGCCGGTGCATCTGGGGGCCTGGCAGGATATCCCGCTCTATGACCGCGCGGACCTGACGGGGGGCGCAAGCTTCCACGGCCCCGCCATCGTCGCGCAGGAAGACACCACCTTCGCCATCCCCGAAGGCGCGACGGCCCGGGTGGACGACCACCTGAACATCCACCTGAGCTTTGCGGAGTAA
- a CDS encoding LysR family transcriptional regulator, with translation MRARQLEVFVAVMRAGSITAAARMLNISQPALSQVLLHAEDELGFALFTREKGRLHPTPEALELLPDAERLFGGLEGLRRKTADLRQGRAGLVRIAASPPPAMSFLPEVLAAYRKAHPDILVRAHVAPVASLITMLRAGDAMLALALDDTMPPDIDVEPLGGARFTCLLPPGHPFLDRDGLRLADLQDQALISYRAATRPHHELSQAARAQGLRFEPVLEIDMSITAVGFVQAGLGIAVVDSLLPWAQFAGIRQCPLLDDAALPLSLLTLKGRVLSRAESLMRDTIRRHKPDL, from the coding sequence ATGCGGGCCAGGCAGCTTGAGGTGTTCGTGGCGGTGATGCGCGCAGGCTCGATCACCGCCGCGGCGCGGATGCTGAACATCTCGCAACCCGCCCTCAGCCAGGTGCTGCTGCATGCCGAGGACGAATTGGGTTTCGCCCTGTTCACCCGCGAAAAGGGCCGCCTGCACCCTACGCCCGAGGCGCTGGAGCTGTTGCCCGATGCCGAGCGGCTGTTCGGCGGGCTGGAAGGGCTGCGCCGCAAGACCGCCGACCTGCGGCAGGGGCGGGCGGGGCTGGTGCGCATCGCGGCCTCGCCCCCGCCGGCGATGTCCTTCCTGCCGGAGGTTCTGGCCGCTTATCGCAAGGCGCATCCCGACATCCTGGTGCGCGCCCATGTCGCCCCGGTCGCCTCGCTGATCACCATGCTGCGCGCAGGGGATGCCATGCTGGCGCTGGCGCTGGACGACACGATGCCGCCCGATATCGACGTCGAGCCGCTGGGGGGCGCGCGGTTTACCTGTCTCTTGCCGCCGGGCCATCCGTTCCTGGACCGCGACGGGCTCAGGCTTGCCGACCTGCAGGATCAGGCATTGATCTCTTATCGCGCGGCGACCCGGCCGCATCACGAATTGTCCCAGGCGGCCCGCGCCCAGGGCCTGCGGTTCGAGCCGGTCCTGGAAATCGACATGTCGATCACCGCCGTCGGCTTCGTGCAGGCGGGGCTGGGGATTGCGGTGGTCGATTCCCTGCTGCCCTGGGCGCAATTCGCGGGCATCCGGCAATGCCCGTTGCTGGACGATGCGGCGCTGCCCCTGTCGCTGCTGACGCTGAAGGGCCGCGTGCTGTCGCGCGCGGAAAGCCTGATGCGGGACACGATCCGAAGGCATAAGCCCGACTTATAG